In a single window of the Drosophila subpulchrella strain 33 F10 #4 breed RU33 chromosome X, RU_Dsub_v1.1 Primary Assembly, whole genome shotgun sequence genome:
- the LOC119556190 gene encoding activating signal cointegrator 1, which produces MEKFVRDTLSKCLDCVVTDQMMAAILSIKDDYEFDSYFGNLLSKDDEEHRMFLLNCRRMLLSGKQPRNNGKSRTPTKQLAPTSSPKVQQSNPGSQGAKGKSGKYVNLYASDGRVQGDTILLKGRRHCDCQAAQHKLINNCLGCGRIVCEQEGSGPCLCCGDPVHTPEEEQQLAKAVREKGGSKATASKQGKKNTKEALDKALAQRDRLLEYDKNSEKRTTVIDDELDYFQENSVWLSDVEREKFEKLKSEMQDMKHGSRLKRKIRVDFAGRELPEEPTISKEYEQQVISELAAVSKSSGGGSNWSANSITGHSAMSLAPNLDMAKPPVYKPSKESKTWPAPAAASDGLERIYNRVQDKELLEMQDMRQCLSMHQPWASLLVAGIKKHEGRVWYSEHRGRLWIASTSKEPHADDIAQMEGFYKVLYGDPDIKFPSHYPTSSLLGCVHVDSCLPQEEYREVFPNGESESPYVFVCTKPEQLNILLPVQGDHKIYELPLKTHMAACKTLLRARANKG; this is translated from the exons ATGGAGAAGTTCGTGCGGGACACGCTGTCCAAGTGCCTAGACTGCGTGGTCACGGACCAAATGATGGC CGCCATACTGAGCATCAAGGATGACTACGAGTTCGACAGCTACTTTGGCAATCTGCTGAGCAAGGACGACGAGGAGCACCGCATGTTCCTGCTGAACTGCCGCCGGATGCTCCTGAGTGGCAAGCAGCCCAGGAACAATGGCAAAAGTCGCACGCCCACCAAACAACTGGCGCCCACATCGTCGCCAAAGGTTCAGCAGTCAAATCCAGGGAGCCAGGGGGCCAAAGGCAAGTCGGGAAAGTATGTGAATCTCTATGCCAGCGATGGCCGGGTTCAGGGCGACACCATACTGCTGAAGGGCCGCAGGCACTGCGACTGCCAGGCGGCCCAGCACAAGCTGATCAACAATTGTCTCGGCTGCGGCAGGATTGTCTGCGAGCAGGAGGGCAGTGGTCCCTGCCTGTGCTGCGGCGATCCCGTCCACACGcccgaggaggagcagcagctggCCAAGGCTGTCAGGGAGAAGGGCGGCTCAAAGGCCACGGCCTCCAAGCAGGGCAAGAAGAACACCAAGGAGGCGCTGGACAAGGCCCTGGCCCAAAGGGATCGCCTCCTGGAGTACGACAAGAACAGCGAGAAGAGAACCACGGTCATAGACGATGAGCTGGACTACTTCCAG GAGAACTCCGTTTGGCTGAGCGATGTGGAGCGCGAGAAGTTCGAGAAGCTGAAGAGCGAGATGCAGGACATGAAGCACGGCAGTCGTCTGAAGCGCAAGATCCGCGTGGACTTTGCTGGCCGGGAATTGCCGGAGGAGCCGACCATTTCCAAGGAGTACGAGCAGCAGGTGATCAGCGAACTGGCGGCCGTGTCCAAATCCTCGGGTGGCGGTTCCAACTGGAGTGCAAACTCGATCACGGGCCACTCCGCCATGTCGCTGGCACCCAACTTGGACATGGCCAAACCGCCGGTCTACAAGCCCAGCAAGGAGTCCAAGACGTGGCCAGCTCCCGCGGCTGCCAGCGATGGGCTGGAGAGGATCTACAATCGGGTGCAGGACAAGGAGCTGCTGGAAATGCAGGACATGCGCCAGTGCCTGTCGATGCACCAGCCCTGGGCTTCCCTGCTCGTAGCGGGCATTAAAAA GCACGAGGGACGCGTGTGGTACAGTGAGCATCGTGGCAGATTGTGGATAGCTTCCACCTCCAAGGAACCGCATGCCGACGACATTGCCCAAATGGAGGGCTTTTACAAGGTGCTTTATGGCG ATCCGGATATCAAGTTCCCCAGTCATTATCCCACCAGCAGTCTGCTGGGCTGCGTCCACGTGGACAGTTGCCTGCCGCAGGAGGAGTACAGGGAGGTGTTTCCCAACGGAGAATCCGAGAGTCCTTATGTCTTTGTCTGCACCAAGCCAGAGCAGCTGAACATTCTGCTTCCCGTTCAGGGCGATCACAAGATAT ATGAACTGCCGCTAAAAACTCACATGGCCGCCTGCAAAACGTTGCTTAGAGCCAGGGCCAACAAGGGTTAA
- the LOC119556188 gene encoding molybdenum cofactor sulfurase produces the protein MSPYRSEFSPSEQSTIDAEFSRLAKNKSVYLDHAGTTLYAENQVKAAAEQLQRNVICNPHTCRITGDFVDQVRFKVLEFFNTTAEDYHVIFTANATAALSLVAENFDFGSSGDFYFCQENHTSVLGMRERVQANGIYMLKEDEISGELAKQNGKMVQEGSRKMGNSLVTFSAQCNFSGYKIPLEAIRKIQNNGLAKAGKQVWGSKGEKKDRTHNDYYICLDAASFVATSPLDLQKYHPDYVCLSFYKIFGYPTGVGALLVSRRGAEAFGKRRFFGGGTINYAYPHAMDHQLRENFHQRYEDGTLPFLSIVGLLEGFRTLKRLVPKTGELSTMERISRHVFGLAQYLEDQLKQLKHPNGEPLIRLYNKVGYLDKSRQGGIVAFNVLTESGSYVGFGEMACVAALHGILLRTGCFCNIGACQYYLGLDEDAMDAIYKRAGRICGDYFDLIDGKPTGAVRVSFGYMTTIQDVEELLKMLRSSYLGTRPQQRIQFIEEQADQLPPLLKQRVQQLRPKLLQMAIYPVKSCAAFKIESPGSWPLTDQGLKYDREWMIVDMNGMALTQKRCTELCLIRPVIRADQLELQFGADSSVSVPLSLEDQAADSAKCVSKVCRQPVEGLDCGDEVAQWLSQNLGLEGIRLLRQSGQRNSSKDRQKLSLVNQAQFLLLNKSSVRSLQFEEPLDETVDRFRANIIIDTGCAFEELAYKALTIGGLRFQVEGPCQRCDMICINQRTGERSPETLTTISRLQQGRMRFGIYITRIPEDQPDLEVKEQHMTCGDIVVVE, from the exons ATGTCGCCATATCGCTCGGAGTTCTCCCCATCGGAGCAGTCGACCATCGACGCGGAATTCTCTAGATTGGCCA AGAACAAGAGTGTTTACCTGGATCATGCTGGCACCACGCTCTATGCCGAGAACCAGGTGAAAGCCGCCGCGGAGCAACTGCAGCGGAATGTCATCTGCAATCCGCACACCTGCCGCATCACCGGCGACTTCGTGGACCAGGTGCGATTCAA GGTGCTGGAATTCTTCAACACCACCGCCGAGGATTACCATGTGATCTTCACGGCGAATGCCACCGCTGCCCTGTCCCTGGTGGCGGAAAACTTTGACTTCGGATCGTCGGGAGACTTTTACTTCTGCCAGGAGAATCACACCTCGGTGTTGGGGATGCGCGAAAGGGTCCAGGCAAATGGTATATACATGCTGAAGGAAGATGAAATCTCTGGCGAATTGGCCAAGCAGAACGGAAAAATGGTTCAGGAGGGATCCAGGAAAATGGGAAACTCCCTGGTTACCTTTTCCGCCCAATGCAACTTTAGTGGCTACAAAATCCCCCTAGAAGCCATACGGAAAATCCAAAACAATGGTCTGGCCAAGGCGGGCAAGCAAGTCTGGGGTTCTAAGGGCGAGAAGAAGGATAGGACCCACAACGATTACTATATCTGCCTGGATGCCGCCTCTTTCGTGGCCACCAGTCCCTTGGATCTGCAAAAATACCATCCCGACTATGTGTGCCTTAGTTTCTACAAGATCTTCGGTTATCCCACGGGCGTGGGAGCCTTGCTGGTGAGTCGACGAGGAGCCGAGGCCTTCGGGAAGCGTCGTTTCTTTGGCGGCGGCACCATCAACTACGCATATCCCCATGCCATGGACCATCAGCTCAGGGAGAACTTCCACCAGCGCTACGAGGATGGCACCCTGCCTTTTCTCTCCATTGTTGGATTGCTCGAGGGGTTTCGTACTCTAAAGCGACTGGTTCCCAAAACGGGGGAGCTCAGCACCATGGAGAGGATTTCTAG GCACGTCTTTGGCCTGGCCCAGTACCTGGAGGACCAGCTGAAGCAGCTCAAGCATCCCAATGGCGAGCCCCTCATCCGGCTGTACAATAAAGTGGGCTACCTCGATAAGTCCCGTCAGGGTGGAATCGTGGCCTTCAATGTGCTCACGGAATCGGGCTCGTATGTGGGATTCGGTGAAATGGCCTGTGTGGCCGCACTGCATGGCATCCTTCTGCGTACCGGATGCTTCTGCAACATCGGAGCCTGTCAGTACTACCTTGGTCTCGATGAAGATGCCATGGATGCGATTTACAAGCGAGCGGGTCGCATATGCGGTGACTACTTTGACCTGATCGATGGCAAGCCGACGGGAGCGGTGCGTGTGTCCTTTGGCTACATGACCACCATCCAGGATGTGGAGGAGCTGCTTAAGATGCTGCGCTCCAGCTACTTGGGCACCAGGCCGCAGCAACGCATTCAGTTCATCGAGGAGCAGGCGGACCAACTGCCACCGTTGCTGAAGCAGCGAGTCCAGCAGCTGAGACCGAAACTCCTGCAAATGGCCATATATCCGGTGAAGTCCTGCGCCGCCTTCAAGATCGAATCGCCGGGCTCATGGCCACTAACGGATCAGGGTCTTAAATATGACCGGGAATGGATGATTGTGGACATGAATGGCATGGCGTTGACCCAGAAACGCTGCACGGAATTGTGCCTGATAAGGCCAGTGATTAGGGCTGACCAGTTGGAGCTGCAGTTTGGAGCCGACTCCTCTGTCTCAGTGCCCCTTTCTCTGGAGGATCAGGCAGCCGACTCGGCGAAATGCGTCAGCAAGGTGTGCCGACAGCCCGTGGAGGGTCTGGATTGTGGCGACGAGGTTGCCCAGTGGTTGAGTCAAAACCTGGGGCTGGAGGGCATCCGCTTGCTCCGGCAATCTGGCCAGAGAAACTCCTCCAAGGATCGGCAGAAGCTGAGTCTGGTCAATCAAGCCCAGTTCTTGCTGCTGAACAAATCTTCGGTGCGATCTCTTCAGTTCGAGGAACCCCTCGACGAGACGGTGGATCGCTTTCGAGCCAATATCATCATCGATACGGGCTGTGCCTTCGAGGAGCTGGCCTACAAGGCCCTGACTATTGGGGGCCTCCGGTTTCAGGTGGAGGGTCCCTGCCAGCGCTGTGATATGATATGTATTAATCAAAGGACCGGCGAACGATCACCGGAAACCCTGACCACAATATCCCGCCTGCAGCAAGGTCGCATGCGATTTGGCATCTATATCACTAGGATTCCCGAGGACCAACCAGACTTGGAGGTCAAGGAGCAGCACATGACCTGCGGCGATATTGTCGTGGTGGAATAA
- the LOC119557057 gene encoding small G protein signaling modulator 2 — protein MNMLHSFSGGSAANAAGDASSAETELKERLIASVKKEVKQLMEEAVTKKYVHEESSSVTSLCGAVEACLSHGLRRRALGLFKTSSTTALIQKIAKICPEADYVSRRLLELELAQESHAVSGKRSSSSSDSIIKPKLLSKSSGSSNSVTTINTVSNGAGTGTGGGGGGGGSIAPLGKYLWIRLALHEKRLAKIIEHLVSNASSYYDREALVADPDYGSILSSLLVGPCALEFTRAKTADHYWSDPCADELVQRHRISSGNRTPPTTHRPIINFKRSLHTSSEDTSSGSFKACSPASVAKDYVESLHQNSRTTLLYGKNNVLVLPKDVSEPMPGYLSLHQSIQSLTIKWTPNQLMNGYNDGDGGDKSFYWSYALNINVDEIVYVHCHQNRGGDTGGTIILVGQDGVQRPPIHFPEGGHLQAFLSCLETGLLPHGQLDPPLWSQRGIGKLFPWPKSVRRHILPSVMEAGAPAADETPIDYVFRVVSKCQHEEFLASHPILELGRSSPRRKHLGSCSTTGSSDCSSKSLSIDQSSCETPLIQASQSTSIELVCSTMRRQIISRAFYGWLAYCRHLSTVRTHLSGLVNVRIMPDLAADEEGLTRDKWLAMHEDGVVTGDLELYRLVYFGGVEPDLRKDVWPYLLGHYAFGSTPEERRKQDETCKHYYETTMSEWLAVEAIVRQREKEKTALAVAKLSAEQARLAANASGSSNLHQKLTNGSRQLELEQQNDEEEQERIILDEGENDVFDDNDFSDISDPGDLFDEPELGEEAEEQQEQSSPGEELVVGEEDQQEERGMPRLSEQLVLEFQNLDSMEPLRLQENCFADSENENDLGLGLDGSGNILMLSIKSSPSTSSYETVGNEFVDMAEAKLEEEERPGELSKFHSADDVRLDNPVEEEEEPSQPATAVIITEAASLDALDVDDDPTEEFTSRKTSLMSPLNEDITVVASLDALQEPKSACVSPASSNGGVYSVELLEQFGLNLHRIEKDVQRCDRNYWYFANENLDKLRNVISTYVWEHLDVGYMQGMCDLVAPLLVIFDDESLSYSCFCKLMERMIENFPSGGAMDMHFANMRSLIQILDSEMYDLMDSNGDYTHFYFCYRWFLLDFKRELVYDDVFATWEVIWAAKHIASGHFVLFLALALLETYRDIILSNSMDFTDVIKFFNEMAERHNAQSILQLSRNLVLQLQTIIENK, from the exons ATGAACATGCTACACAGTTTCAGCGGCGGCAGCGCTGCCAACGCCGCGGGCGACGCCAGCAGCG CGGAGACCGAGCTGAAGGAGCGGCTGATAGCCAGCGTGAAGAAGGAGGTGAAGCAGCTGATGGAGGAGGCGGTGACCAAGAAGTACGTCCACGAGGAGAGCAGCTCGGTGACCTCGCTGTGCGGCGCGGTGGAGGCCTGTCTGAGTCACGGCCTCCGCCGGAGGGCTCTTGGCCTGTTCAAGACCTCCTCGACGACGGCGCTGATCCAGAAGATAGCCAAGATCTGCCCGGAGGCGGACTACGTGAGCCGGCGGCTGCTCGAACTGGAGCTGGCCCAGGAGTCGCATGCGGTGAGCGGGAAgcgctcctcctcctccagcgACAGCATCATCAAGCCGAAGCTTCTGAGCAAGAGCAGTGGGAGCAGCAACTCGGTGACCACCATCAATACGGTGTCCAATGGAGCGGGAACGGGCACTGGCGGCGGTGGCGGAGGGGGCGGTTCTATAGCCCCACTGGGAAAGTACCTGTGGATCCGGCTGGCTCTGCACGAGAAGCGGCTGGCCAAGATCATCGAGCACCTGGTGAGCAACGCCAGCAGCTACTACGATCGCGAGGCGCTGGTCGCCGACCCGGACTACGGATCCATCCTGAGCTCCCTGCTGGTGGGTCCCTGCGCCCTCGAGTTCACCCGGGCCAAGACTGCCGACCACTACTGGTCCGATCCCTGTGCCGACGAGCTG GTGCAGCGGCACAGGATCAGCTCCGGCAACCGGACGccgcccaccacccaccgGCCCATCATCAACTTCAAGCGCAGCCTGCACACCAGCTCGGAGGACACGAGCAGCGGCTCCTTCAAGGCCTGCTCGCCGGCGAGCGTGGCCAAGGACTACGTGGAGTCGCTGCACCAGAACTCCCGCACCACGCTGCTCTACGGCAAGAACAATGTGCTGGTGTTGCCCAAGGACGTCTCGGAGCCGATGCCCGGCTACCTGAGTCTGCACCAGAGCATCCAGTCGCTGACCATCAAGTGGACGCCCAATCAGCTGATGAACGGCTACAACGATGGCGATGGCGGCGACAAGAGCTTCTACTGGAGCTATGCCCTCAACATCAATGTGGACGAGATCGTCTATGTGCATTGCCATCAGAATCGCGGCGGCGACACTGGTGGCACCATCATCCTGGTGGGCCAGGATGGCGTTCAACGGCCACCGATCCACTTTCCCGAGGGCGGCCATCTCCAGGCGTTCCTCAGCTGCCTGGAGACGGGCCTGCTGCCCCACGGCCAGTTGGATCCACCGCTGTGGTCGCAGCGCGGCATCGGCAAGCTCTTCCCCTGGCCCAAGAGCGTGCGGCGACACATCCTGCCCTCGGTGATGGAGGCAGGTGCTCCGGCGGCCGACGAGACGCCCATCGACTATGTGTTCCGGGTGGTCAGCAAGTGCCAGCACGAGGAGTTCT TGGCCAGCCATCCGATCCTGGAGCTGGGGCGATCGAGTCCACGCAGGAAGCACCTGGGCAGCTGCTCCACCACCGGCAGCAGCGACTGCTCCAGCAAGAGCCTCTCCATCGACCAGAGCAGCTGCGAGACGCCCCTCATCCAGGCCAGCCAGAGCACCAGCATTGAGCTGGTCTGCTCCACGATGCGCAGGCAGATCATCTCCAGGGCCTTCTACGGCTGGCTGGCCTACTGCCGCCACCTCTCCACGGTGCGCACCCACTTGTCCGGACTGGTCAACGTGCGCATCATGCCGGACC TGGCTGCGGACGAGGAGGGTCTGACCCGCGACAAGTGGCTGGCGATGCACGAGGATGGCGTGGTCACCGGCGATCTGGAGCTCTACCGCCTGGTCTACTTTGGCGGCGTGGAACCCGATCTGCGCAAGGACGTGTGGCCCTACCTACTGGGACACTATGCCTTCGGCTCCACGCCGGAGGAGCGCCGGAAGCAGGACGAGACCTGCAAGCACTACTACGAGACGACGATGAGCGAGTGGCTGGCCGTGGAGGCCATTGTGCGTCAGCGGGAGAAGGAGAAGACGGCCCTGGCCGTGGCCAAGCTGAGTGCCGAGCAGGCTCGCCTGGCGGCCAATGCGTCCGGCTCCTCGAATCTCCACCAGAAACTCACCAACGGCAGTCGCCAATTGGAGTTGGAGCAGCAGAATGACGAGGAAGAGCAGGAACGGATCATCCTGGATGAGGGCGAGAATGATGTGTTCGATGACAATGACTTCTCGGACATATCCGATCCAGGGGATCTGTTCGATGAGCCGGAACTGGGTGAAGAAGCTGAGGAGCAACAGGAGCAAAGTAGTCCAGGGGAGGAGCTTGTGGTCGGGGAAGAGGATCAGCAGGAGGAGCGCGGGATGCCGCGCCTCAGCGAGCAACTGGTGCTAGAGTTCCAGAACCTGGACAGCATGGAGCCACTGCGTCTGCAGGAGAATTGTTTTGCCGATTCCGAGAACGAAAACGATCTGGGACTAGGTCTGGATGGCAGTGGAAACATCCTGATGCTGAGCATCAAGAGCTCCCCATCGACCAGCAGCTACGAGACGGTGGGCAACGAGTTTGTGGACATGGCGGAGGCCAagctggaggaggaggagcgcCCGGGAGAGCTGAGCAAGTTCCACAGCGCCGACGATGTTCGGCTTGACAACccggtggaggaggaggaggagccaTCGCAGCCGGCCACGGCGGTGATCATCACGGAGGCAGCCTCACTGGACGCCCTGGACGTGGACGACGATCCCACCGAGGAGTTCACCTCGCGCAAGACCAGCCTGATGTCACCCCTCAACGAGGATATCACAGTGGTGGCCTCGCTGGATGCCCTGCAGGAGCCCAAGTCTGCCTGCGTCTCGCCGGCCAGCTCCAATGGCGGCGTCTATAGCGTGGAGCTCCTGGAGCAGTTCGGTCTAAATCTGCACCGGATCGAGAAGGATGTGCAGCGTTGCGACAGGAACTACTGGTACTTTGCCAACGAGAACCTGGACAAGCTGCGCAACGTGATCTCCACGTACGTGTGGGAGCACCTGGACGTGGGCTACATGCAGGGCATGTGCGACCTGGTGGCTCCCCTCCTGGTCATCTTCGACGACGAGTCGCTCAGCTACAGCTGCTTCTGCAAGCTCATGGAGCGCATGATCGAGAACTTCCCGAGTGGCGGGGCCATGGACATGCACTTCGCCAACATGAG ATCCCTCATCCAGATCCTCGACTCCGAGATGTACGACCTGATGGACTCGAACGGCGACTACACGCACTTCTACTTCTGTTACCGGTGGTTCCTGCTGGACTTCAAGCGGGAGCTCGTCTACGACGACGTCTTCGCCACCTGGGAGGTGATCTGGGCGGCCAAGCACATCGCCTCCGGCCACTTCGTCCTCTTCCTGGCCCTGGCCCTGCTGGAGACCTACCGCGACATCATCCTCTCGAACAGCATGGACTTCACCGATGTCATCAAGTTCTTCAATG AAATGGCCGAGCGCCACAACGCCCAGTCGATCCTGCAGCTGTCCAGAAACCTGGTCCTCCAGCTGCAGACCATCATCGAGAACAAGTGA